A genomic segment from Maniola jurtina chromosome 9, ilManJurt1.1, whole genome shotgun sequence encodes:
- the LOC123868423 gene encoding protein disulfide-isomerase TMX3, whose amino-acid sequence MKGILEPIFMFLIGLNAVSSSRVLELSDKFIDISSEGVWFVKFYAPWCAHCRRIEPIWAHVAQALYNTPIKVAKVDCTRFTAVATHFKVRAYPTIMFIKGAFWHEYSGERLKEDMVNYAMRMAQPAVQRVSHADSLGYLKETHNIFFGYVGKQHGPLWEMFSNHAEKYQAHSWFYALSHDIASNDLKPPNDSSVFVYKEEEIFYFQTNLELLEDKDALNTSLNKWVNSERFGFFPKITRSNINDLIATEKYIVIAVVSENKLNEITQTERDFKDMIESIIRSKKQELHHHFQFGWIGNPELANSIVMSELTVPHLIVLNSTTSHHHMPDDDPVLMTPEAVSLFLDQIHKQMAPAYGGNNWIVRMYRGFFEARITLMNMWRGNPVLTALVFGLPLGFLSLICYSICCADILDADEEEITETHEKKD is encoded by the exons ATGAAGGGGATCTTAGAAccaatttttatgtttttaatag gtCTAAATGCAGTATCATCATCTAGAGTGTTAGAGTTAAGTGACAAATTTATCGACATTAGCAGTGAAGGAGTTTGGTTTGTAAAGTTTTATGCACCATGGTGTGCACACTGTCGCAGAATCGAGCCTATCTGGGCGCATGTAGCCCAGGCTTTATACAACACTCCCATAAAGGTAGCCAAAGTAGACTGTACACGGTTCACAGCTGTAGCCACTCACTTTAAAGTGAGAGCTTATCCTACGATTATGTT tatAAAAGGAGCATTCTGGCATGAGTACTCTGGAGAGAGACTCAAAGAAGACATGGTGAACTATGCAATGAGGATGGCTCAGCCAGCAGTACAGAGAGTATCACATGCTGACAGTTTGGGCTACCTTAAAGAGACTCACAATATATTCTTTGGTTATGTTGGAAAACAACATGGACCATTATGG GAAATGTTTTCAAACCATGCAGAGAAATATCAGGCTCATAGCTGGTTCTATGCTTTGTCACATGATATTGCTAGTAATGACTTGAAGCCTCCAAATGACTCTTCTGTGTTTGTGTATAAAGAAGaagaaattttttattttcaaa caAATCTGGAACTGTTGGAAGATAAGGATGCCTTAAATACTTCTCTGAATAAATGGGTTAACTCTGAGAGATTTGGATTTTTCCCGAAAATTACAAGATCTAACATAAATGACTTAATAGCCACTGAAAAGTACATAGTAATAGCTGTTGTGTCAGAAAATAAACTCAATGAAATAACACAGACTGAACGTGACTTCAAGGACATGATTGAAAGCATTATAAG AAGTAAAAAGCAGGAATTGCACCATCACTTTCAGTTTGGATGGATAGGTAATCCTGAACTGGCCAACTCGATAGTCATGTCGGAGTTGACTGTGCCGCACCTGATCGTTCTCAACTCCACCACCAGCCATCACCACATGCCGGATGACGACCCCGTGCTTATGACGCCTGAAGCTGTGTCATTGTTCCTTGATCAGATACACAAACAAATGGCACCG GCATATGGTGGTAACAACTGGATAGTCCGCATGTACCGTGGGTTCTTCGAGGCGCGAATCACTCTCATGAACATGTGGCGTGGCAACCCGGTGCTCACTGCGCTCGTGTTTGGCCTGCCGCTTGGTTTCCTCTCACTTATATGCTATTCTATATGTTGCGCCGATATACTAGATGCGGACGAGGAAGAAATTACAG AAACGCACGAGAAGAAGGATTAA
- the LOC123868417 gene encoding probable ATP-dependent RNA helicase DDX20 — protein MVLAHDLQESKKTNDIEISQDVTFDTMLLSSNTLEGLKKSGFIRPSPIQLHGVPLGKCGFDLLLEAKSGTGKTAVFTIIILEKLDLDKGLQAVILAPTREIAAQVCDVLRQIGNQYTGLRVEVVMGGLPVQEDIEKFKENNVHIVVASPGRLKHLIKGQHIDIGAVRLLVLDEADKLMEKSFLPDIKYIHKALPLEKQVIMSSATFPESCKEFINEFVHDAQHICPNSDCVLLGVVQKVTYVKYNSNSVIQTNNRFKELLKIIRTKQFKQCLIFCNYQTRVGELYKMLTREKWPAEQLYGAQDQLDRLDALKTLQDYKCRILISTDLAARGIDALNVDLVINFEPPFEWQTYLHRIGRAGRFGSYGMAITILSEGSDQKKFMDLLSAVNLSVKLTPLWPEVKSNGEHAQVSEAENYLALKDTDEQGSTELWKIICGAENSPNKENIENFYELFNSFQNTANETCDIESFSDLFNSFQNNNLPDTNGFQYKCMKWPNLSTKQYLIGVKNKLKDLAHETNDSLTEFANNLNGSRETICGKYKKQTEQRVENYSKINIQDSISEENNSKSVENNFETMKSVKTNANRLLPISSLNKKHEFSHNRKQIPSSSSNEDCKNGREKTSYKCRTKSKVRNTQLNKSSAPHSSISCSSDTSSDFYPTEENLFMSCYSDWYKKLKIRVRQIELAVYIDELSKL, from the exons ATGGTTCTGGCTCACGATTTACAGGAAAGCAAGAAGACAAATGACATTGAGATATCACAAGATGTAACATTTGATACAATGCTTCTCTCTTCGAATACTTTagaaggattaaaaaaatccgGCTTCATCAGGCCTTCACCAATTCAATTACATGGTGTTCCCCTAGGAAAGTGTGGATTCG ATTTACTATTGGAGGCCAAATCGGGAACTGGAAAAACTGCTGTTTTCACTATTATAATACTGGAAAAACTAGACCTAGATAAAGGTTTACAGGCAGTTATTTTAGCACCTACTCGAGAGATAGCAGCTCAAGTTTGTGATGTATTGAGACAGATTGGTAATCAATATACTG GCTTACGAGTTGAAGTGGTTATGGGAGGTTTACCTGTTCAAGAAgatattgaaaaatttaaagaaaataatgtgCACATTGTAGTCGCTAGTCCAGGCAGACTGAAACATCTGATAAAAGGCCAGCATATAGATATTGGCGCTGTAAGACTACTGGTCCTTGATGAAGCTGATAAATTAATGGAAAAAAGTTTTCTGCCAgacattaagtacatacataaagCTCTTCCCCTGGAAAAACAAGTGATTATGAGTAGTGCAACATTTCCAGAGAGTTGTAAAGAATTCATCAATGAATTTGTCCATGATGCACAGCACATCTGTCCTAATAGTGACTGTGTTCTTCTGGGAGTTGTccaaaaagtaacttatgtcaaATACAACAGCAACTCTGTTATACAAACAAATAATAGGTTTAAAGAACTACTAAAAATTATAAGGACAAAGCAATTTAAGCAATGTCTGATTTTCTGTAACTATCAGACGAGGGTAGGAGAATTATATAAAATGCTAACTAGAGAAAAATGGCCCGCTGAGCAGTTATATGGTGCTCAAGATCAACTGGATCGTTTAGATGCCCTTAAAACATTACAAGATTATAAGTGCAGGATATTGATATCAACAGATTTGGCAGCGCGTGGGATTGATGCATTAAATGTAGatcttgttataaattttgagcCTCCATTTGAATggcaaacatatttacatagaATAGGAAGAGCTGGCAGGTTTGGATCTTATGGCATGGCTATTACTATACTTAGTGAGGGAAGTGATCAGAAAAAGTTTATGGATTTGCTTTCTGCAGTAAACTTGTCAGTTAAATTAACTCCACTTTGGCCTGAAGTTAAAAGTAATGGGGAACATGCACAAGTATCAGAAGCTGAAAATTATTTAGCATTGAAAGACACTGATGAACAAGGCTCCACAGAACTTTGGAAAATCATTTGTGGTGCAGAAAACTCTCCTAATaaggaaaatattgaaaatttttatgAACTTTTTAATTCATTTCAAAACACTGCAAATGAAACCTGTGATATTGAATCATTTtctgatttatttaattcatttcaAAATAACAATTTGCCAGACACTAATGGGTTTCAGTATAAATGTATGAAATGGCCTAACTTATCAACAAAGCAATATCTTATtggtgtaaaaaataaattaaaggaCTTGGCGCATGAAACAAATGACTCCCTTACTGAATTTGCTAATAATCTTAATGGAAGTCGGGAAACAATATGTGGTAAATACAAAAAACAAACTGAGCAGAGAGTAGaaaattattctaaaataaatatcCAAGATTCAATAAGTgaagaaaataattcaaaaagtGTAGAAAACAATTTTGAGACCATGAAATCAGTTAAGACGAATGCCAATAGATTACTTCCGATCAGcagtttgaataaaaaacatgaATTCAGCCACAATAGAAAACAAATTCCATCTAGTAGTTCTAATGAAGATTGCAAGAATGGAAGGGAAAAAACCAGTTACAAATGTAGAACTAAATCAAAAGTAAGAAATACACAATTAAATAAATCATCTGCTCCACACAGTTCAATTTCATGTAGTTCTGATACAAGTAGTGACTTCTACCCTACAGAAGAAAATCTATTTATGAGCTGTTACAGTGATTGgtacaaaaaactaaaaataagaGTTAGACAGATAGAATTAGCAGTTTATATCGATGAACTCAGTAAATTATAA
- the LOC123868418 gene encoding SNF-related serine/threonine-protein kinase-like, whose translation MNNCGSGVPITVGAYDTKIAGLYDLLDTLGSGHFAVVKLARHVFTGEKVAVKVIDKSKLDDVSKSHLFQEVRCMKLVQHPNVVRLYEVIDTQTKLYLILELGDGGDLYDYIMRHESGLSESLARDYFRQIVRAISYCHRLHVVHRDLKPENVVFFEKLGVVKLTDFGFSNKFCPGQKLETSCGSLAYSAPEILLGDSYDAPAVDVWSLGVILYMLVCGQAPFQEANDSETLTMIMDCKYTMPAHVSNSCKRLIGRMLVREPEKRATLAEIASDPWITAGEGVTIEDFDTPLVAKQDLTEEDRAAILQRMVNGAIATKEHILEELEKNEYNHITATYYLLAERKLRSKRQEARQSARRPEVLGVSRTSRGLLAPPQLSAAPRTPQDVPPRSRKCSIVREEEDDEEGAVAAPAARSADARRGSRSEGRLHLARPAQLADNLTKVNLDEGASDVTNAATQAESARRAPPAPAPARRQRIECRRRRARAGSCSSSDLSDDDSEKKKRAGEQTPAPGERARRDSHDDSSDSQERGAARRPAPRPPPPAPAPTHGGGSSSGSGGGGGAAGDARGGGAGSAGGRRRRAARKESRLRESRSLNRIAEVEEASAARWAGGGLVALCGRPLLRLLAAARPAPSARRLHGLC comes from the exons ATGAATAATTGTGGAAGTGGAGTGCCCATCACAGTTGGAGCCTATGACACTAAAATAGCAGGCTTATATGACTTGCTGGATACTCTTGGCTCGGGACATTTTGCTGTTGTAAAATTAGCACGGCATGTCTTCACAGGTGAAAAAGTGGCTGTAAAAGTAATCGATAAAAGTAAATTAGATGATGTATCAaaatcacatttatttcaagag GTTCGCTGTATGAAATTAGTTCAGCATCCTAATGTAGTAAGACTTTATGAAGTTATTGACACCCAGACTAAGCTGTATTTGATACTAGAACTAGGAGATGGGGGTGATTTATATGATTATATTATGAGACATGAATCTGGTCTCTCAGAATCTCTTGCTCGTGATTATTTCAGGCAAATAGTCCGTGCAATCTCATACTGTCACAG GTTACACGTTGTGCACCGAGACTTGAAACCTGAAAATGtagtattttttgaaaaattaggAGTAGTAAAATTGACTGATTTTGGTTTTAGTAATAAATTCTGTCCAGGACAAAAACTAGAAACATCATGTGGATCATTGGCTTATTCAGCCCCTGAAATATTGTTGGGCGATTCCTATGATGCGCCTGCCGTTGATGTGTGGTCTCTTGGAGTTATATTGTACATGCTAGTGTGTGGGCAAGCTCCTTTTCAGGAAGCTAACGATAGTGAAACATTAACCATGATTATGGATTGTAAATATACCATGCCAGCTCATGTTTCTAATTCATGTAAAAG GCTTATAGGAAGAATGCTTGTAAGGGAACCAGAAAAGCGAGCAACATTAGCAGAGATTGCATCTGATCCCTGGATTACAGCTGGTGAAGGTGTCACTATAGAAGATTTTGACACACCTTTGGTTGCAAAACAGGACCTGACTGAAGAAGATCGGGCTGCTATTCTGCAAAGAATGGTTAATGGTGCTATTGCTACAAAAGAACATATTTTAGAAGAATTGGAGAAGAATGAATATAATCACATTACagctacttattatttattagcagaACGAAAGCTTAGATCTAAAAG ACAAGAAGCTAGGCAGAGCGCAAGGCGGCCCGAAGTGTTGGGCGTGTCTCGCACGTCGCGGGGGCTGCTCGCGCCGCCGCAGCTGTCCGccgcgccgcgcacgccgcAGGATGTTCCTCCA CGATCGCGGAAATGCAGCATCGTGCGCGAAGAGGAAGACGACGAGGAAGGCGCGGTGGCGGCGCCCGCAGCGCGCTCGGCGGACGCGCGCCGCGGCTCGCGCTCCGAGGGCCGCCTGCACCTCGCCCGGCCCGCGCAGCTCGCTGACAACCTCACCAAG GTGAATCTCGACGAAGGTGCGAGCGATGTAACTAACGCAGCAACGCAAGCGGAGAGCGCGCGTCGTGCGCCGCCGGCCCCGGCGCCGGCCCGGCGGCAACGTATTGAGTGCCGGCGGAGGCGCGCCCGGGCCGGATCTTGCTCATCCTCGGACCTGTCGGATGACGATTCCGAGAAGAAGAAGCGAGCCGGCGAGCAGACGCCGGCGCCGGGCGAGCGCGCGCGGCGCGACTCTCACGACGACTCCAGTGACAGCCAAGAGCGCGGTGCCGCGCGTCGGCCCGCGCCTCGCCCGCCGCCCCCTGCGCCCGCGCCCACTCACG GAGGAGGGTCGTCGAGCGGCagcggtggcggcggcggcgctgCGGGGGacgcgcgcggcggcggcgcgggcagcgcgggcgggcgccggcgccgcgccgcgcgcaaGGAGAGCCGCCTGCGGGAGTCGCGCTCACTTAACCGCATTGCTGAG GTGGAGGAGGCGAGCGCGGCGCGCTGGGCGGGCGGCGGGCTGGTGGCGCTGTGCGGCCGCCCGCTGCTGCGCCTGCTGGCCGCTGCGCGCCCCGCGCCCTCCGCGCGCCGCCTGCACGGCCTGTGCTGA